A stretch of the Mycoplasmoides genitalium G37 genome encodes the following:
- a CDS encoding ABC transporter permease, whose product MTMWQFKSYFKHHLVFWKDRFLHSSEKQMQRRSILSSVVLIILSFLISFLLIISIPGGRGASFFALFTKLFLDNTNTENFLRQIAIYILAGLAFSFCMSVGIFNIGISGQMMAGAIFGFLMILKVFPSSFRPGFGGQIITVLLMVIGSVSVAVVVATLKIFFKVNEVVSAIMLNWIVVLISAYLVETYIKDNSGGTAQFFSLPLPDEFALYNFSPLTKKFGWLASLIIAFISVIIVAVVLKYTVFGHKLKSIGSSVFGSQAMGFNVRKYQFLSFIISGILSGLLATVVYTASTEKVLTFNNVGDSAISAVPATGFDGIAIGLIALNNPFRIVIVSVLIAFVNIGARPANLNPNTASLVLGIMMYFAALYNLMVYFKPWRYLVKLNIGKINLTTYETYENKLAANLEWLSFQRFLSKQKKKNDKTKFNWFDTSLFEQYAKNKQEIVQEYHHNCATNLIAWWLNAIQSGNIKPSTTFKLEFVNFKHQQKFVLNWFKNESESLRDFQSQFERINKLVEREFVK is encoded by the coding sequence ATGACAATGTGGCAATTTAAAAGTTACTTTAAACACCACCTGGTGTTTTGAAAAGACCGATTTTTACATAGCTCTGAGAAACAAATGCAAAGAAGAAGTATCCTCTCTTCAGTGGTTTTGATAATCCTCTCTTTTCTTATATCGTTTTTACTGATTATTTCAATTCCTGGAGGTAGAGGTGCGAGCTTCTTTGCACTGTTTACTAAGTTATTTTTAGATAACACTAATACTGAAAATTTCTTAAGACAGATTGCTATTTATATCCTAGCTGGATTAGCATTTAGTTTCTGTATGAGTGTTGGTATTTTCAACATTGGTATCTCAGGGCAGATGATGGCTGGAGCCATCTTTGGGTTTTTAATGATTCTCAAGGTGTTTCCAAGTTCATTTCGACCTGGTTTTGGAGGTCAGATTATTACTGTATTATTGATGGTAATAGGTAGTGTTAGTGTGGCAGTTGTTGTTGCAACTTTAAAGATTTTTTTCAAGGTTAATGAAGTTGTAAGTGCAATTATGTTGAACTGAATTGTAGTGCTTATTAGTGCTTATTTAGTAGAGACTTACATTAAAGATAATAGTGGGGGTACAGCCCAATTCTTTTCCTTACCACTCCCTGATGAATTTGCTTTATATAACTTCTCTCCTTTAACAAAAAAGTTTGGTTGATTAGCTTCACTTATTATTGCTTTCATTAGTGTTATTATTGTGGCAGTAGTATTAAAATACACAGTTTTTGGACACAAATTAAAGTCAATTGGCAGTAGTGTATTTGGTTCTCAGGCAATGGGTTTTAATGTTAGAAAATACCAGTTCTTATCGTTTATTATCTCAGGAATTTTATCAGGACTATTAGCAACGGTTGTTTACACTGCATCAACTGAAAAAGTATTGACATTTAACAATGTTGGGGATAGTGCTATTTCAGCAGTACCAGCTACTGGTTTTGATGGGATTGCGATTGGTTTAATTGCTTTAAATAACCCCTTTAGGATTGTTATTGTTTCTGTTCTTATTGCTTTTGTTAACATTGGGGCAAGACCTGCTAATTTAAACCCTAATACTGCTAGTTTAGTTTTAGGAATCATGATGTATTTTGCTGCACTTTATAACCTAATGGTTTACTTTAAACCATGAAGATACCTAGTGAAGCTGAACATTGGAAAGATAAATCTCACCACATATGAAACATATGAAAACAAACTAGCTGCTAACCTAGAGTGACTAAGTTTCCAACGCTTCTTGTCAAAACAGAAAAAAAAGAATGACAAAACTAAATTTAATTGGTTTGATACTAGTTTATTTGAACAATATGCAAAAAACAAACAAGAAATTGTTCAAGAATACCATCACAATTGTGCAACTAATTTAATTGCTTGGTGATTGAATGCAATCCAAAGTGGCAATATTAAACCTTCAACTACTTTTAAGTTGGAATTTGTTAATTTTAAACACCAACAGAAGTTTGTATTAAATTGGTTTAAAAATGAAAGTGAATCACTGCGTGATTTCCAATCACAGTTTGAGAGAATCAATAAGTTAGTGGAAAGGGAGTTTGTTAAGTAA
- a CDS encoding ABC transporter permease, with amino-acid sequence MLSLAQLESWFFIAPALLLAVLSGYLAERVGIINIAINGGMVFGGLFMALLSYGFTNNLNQSAPSWSLFITIPLSVLFSSVIGCLFALAAVKLRADHVIVGTGINLLASGITLFISQNAASLFSDTTLRVRYLFPIQTTVSIEAIGVFVFSLLLIGFVWYLMSFTKTGLRYRAVGENPNVIDTQGISVYKYQWIGAICSMMVAGLSGSLFVLSVSNFPFNSGDVNGLGFIAIAIMIISMWRIIPSIFIGLIFAYAYVFTNSQIGSNSNSYLLRTIPFIISLLVMLLFGFLNVAPKNIGKHFDKGLR; translated from the coding sequence ATGTTAAGTTTAGCACAATTAGAAAGTTGGTTTTTTATCGCTCCAGCACTGCTTTTAGCAGTATTGAGTGGTTATCTCGCTGAACGCGTTGGGATCATTAATATTGCTATTAATGGTGGAATGGTGTTTGGTGGGTTATTTATGGCACTCTTATCGTATGGATTTACAAATAACTTAAATCAATCCGCTCCCTCCTGATCACTATTTATCACCATTCCCTTATCAGTTTTATTTAGTAGTGTTATAGGTTGTTTATTTGCACTAGCAGCAGTTAAGTTAAGAGCAGATCATGTTATTGTGGGAACTGGGATTAACTTGTTGGCTAGCGGAATTACCCTTTTTATTAGTCAGAATGCTGCTAGTTTGTTTTCCGATACTACCTTAAGAGTAAGGTACTTATTTCCCATCCAAACTACTGTTAGTATAGAAGCAATTGGTGTGTTTGTTTTTAGTTTACTTCTGATTGGGTTTGTATGGTACTTGATGAGTTTTACTAAAACTGGGTTGAGATACCGTGCGGTAGGTGAGAATCCTAATGTAATTGATACCCAAGGGATTAGTGTTTACAAATACCAATGGATAGGCGCAATTTGTTCAATGATGGTAGCTGGATTGAGTGGTAGTTTGTTTGTTTTAAGTGTTTCTAACTTTCCCTTTAACAGCGGAGATGTAAATGGCTTGGGTTTTATTGCTATTGCCATTATGATTATCTCAATGTGAAGAATTATCCCTAGCATCTTTATTGGGTTAATCTTTGCATATGCCTATGTTTTTACCAATAGTCAAATAGGATCTAATAGTAATTCCTACTTGTTAAGAACGATCCCTTTCATCATCTCATTACTAGTAATGTTGTTATTTGGTTTTCTTAATGTTGCCCCAAAAAATATAGGTAAACATTTTGACAAGGGTTTAAGATAA
- a CDS encoding MPN256 family protein yields the protein MDKNIFQLVQSFAKTQNVRANYTSQDKNISLDFVSFETVSQSLTGFLIFNNFNKLLQLIELIKQKQTWLYVDQLWIVDLSNNKALTDATVWIIKQEKLPVSVAAFSNQQLNQVYRNSSTSPLYLSYVKPIEVQQFFTLSPSINNNPFLNQNPLTESPFDNNNQLFQATKSVEPSMETMEFSRFMDEFDQITKNFSDIELEPMQFTQSFDDWSKD from the coding sequence ATGGATAAAAATATTTTTCAATTAGTACAAAGTTTTGCTAAAACGCAAAATGTGCGAGCTAATTACACCTCACAAGACAAAAATATTAGTTTAGATTTTGTTAGTTTTGAAACAGTTAGTCAATCACTAACAGGTTTTCTAATTTTTAATAATTTCAATAAATTGTTACAACTAATTGAACTGATAAAACAAAAGCAAACATGATTATATGTAGATCAGCTCTGAATTGTTGATCTTTCCAATAACAAAGCCTTAACTGATGCTACTGTTTGGATTATTAAACAAGAAAAATTGCCTGTTTCAGTTGCGGCTTTTAGCAACCAACAACTCAACCAAGTTTATCGCAATTCATCCACAAGTCCTTTGTATCTTAGTTATGTCAAACCAATCGAAGTTCAACAATTTTTTACACTTTCTCCATCCATTAACAATAATCCTTTTTTAAATCAAAATCCTTTAACTGAATCACCATTTGATAACAATAATCAGCTGTTTCAAGCAACAAAGAGCGTTGAACCTTCAATGGAAACAATGGAATTTTCCCGGTTTATGGATGAATTTGATCAGATTACAAAGAACTTTTCTGATATAGAGCTTGAACCTATGCAATTCACCCAAAGTTTTGATGATTGGAGCAAAGACTAG
- a CDS encoding glycosyltransferase family protein produces the protein MKRTLNIGIVLCENFLSDQQNAVDSYTQVYEDVRMFEFGLKLFQSLPFNIQETLIFCNAEQHKIVDKAAKKYKNTTVFFSRDTDVANVYEAKVFIQEKYKLTQDYKKRGVSSYYDSCCFILIEANRPLTAIKTVKSVYEKALIEKAAIAVLPYNGTLMNGNNDVVFSHLQDKNRFNYWKQSKAYEVQYPQAYTLNKLNQFSKQQFLRARSMLDLMKISNKSPLSIVDGSAYAFRVVTNLDFEILLGILKNG, from the coding sequence ATGAAACGTACTTTAAATATAGGTATTGTTTTGTGTGAAAATTTTCTTTCAGACCAACAAAATGCTGTTGATAGTTACACCCAAGTTTATGAAGATGTTAGGATGTTTGAATTTGGGTTAAAACTCTTTCAATCATTACCTTTTAACATCCAAGAAACCCTTATATTTTGTAATGCTGAACAACATAAAATAGTTGATAAAGCTGCTAAAAAATACAAAAACACTACTGTGTTTTTTTCACGTGATACTGATGTAGCTAATGTTTATGAAGCTAAGGTATTTATCCAAGAAAAATACAAATTAACCCAAGATTACAAAAAAAGAGGTGTTAGCTCTTATTATGACAGCTGTTGCTTTATCTTAATTGAAGCGAATCGTCCATTAACTGCAATAAAGACAGTTAAAAGTGTTTATGAAAAAGCACTGATAGAAAAAGCAGCTATTGCAGTATTACCATATAATGGTACACTAATGAATGGTAACAATGATGTTGTCTTTAGCCACTTGCAAGATAAAAATAGGTTTAACTATTGAAAACAAAGCAAGGCTTATGAAGTACAATACCCCCAAGCATATACTTTAAATAAACTTAATCAGTTTTCAAAACAGCAATTTCTAAGGGCTAGAAGTATGTTGGACTTAATGAAGATTTCTAATAAATCACCCTTAAGTATTGTTGATGGTAGTGCTTATGCTTTTAGGGTTGTTACCAACCTTGATTTTGAAATTTTATTAGGTATTTTAAAAAATGGATAA
- the galE gene encoding UDP-glucose 4-epimerase GalE: MIGAKTRVAIVGGIGYIGSCFASFIKEQNDKLIVTVIDNNKNNHVIKLLKKIGIEFYFADLLDRHKLTEVIAAIQPDVVFHFAAKTSVSESVHNPLKYFDCNVIGTLNLISAISNLQKPIKLFFASSAAVYGQTTNSYISEEIVITETQATNPYGLSKFLDELILNAVAKNSQLQVVCLRFFNVAGAILPFGNFNGNTTLLIPNLVKAFLKQTPFFLYGNDYATKDGSCIRDYIHVYDICNAHFLLWKWLNDHRQIKFETFNLGSGIGTSNLEVIDIAKKVFYPSRLNLEIRPKRSWDPAILVANVAKAKQTFQFKITRNLKDMISDERNFYENFYNDAY, from the coding sequence ATGATTGGAGCAAAGACTAGGGTTGCAATAGTTGGCGGGATTGGTTACATAGGTAGTTGTTTTGCTAGTTTTATCAAAGAACAAAATGATAAGCTAATTGTTACTGTTATTGATAACAACAAAAATAACCATGTAATTAAACTCTTAAAAAAGATTGGAATTGAATTCTATTTTGCTGATTTACTAGATAGACATAAGCTAACTGAAGTAATTGCAGCAATTCAACCTGATGTGGTATTTCACTTTGCTGCTAAAACAAGTGTAAGTGAATCAGTACATAATCCATTGAAGTACTTTGATTGCAATGTAATTGGTACTTTAAACCTAATTAGTGCAATTAGTAACTTACAGAAGCCAATTAAATTATTTTTCGCTTCTAGTGCTGCAGTGTATGGTCAAACAACTAATAGTTACATTAGTGAAGAGATTGTAATAACTGAAACACAAGCAACCAATCCTTATGGATTGAGTAAGTTTTTAGATGAATTAATCTTAAATGCAGTTGCCAAAAATAGTCAACTACAAGTTGTTTGCTTACGCTTTTTTAATGTGGCAGGTGCAATTCTGCCATTTGGTAATTTTAATGGTAATACCACGCTTTTAATTCCTAACTTAGTAAAAGCCTTTTTAAAACAAACTCCCTTTTTTTTATATGGCAATGATTATGCAACTAAGGATGGTAGTTGCATAAGAGATTACATCCATGTTTATGATATATGTAATGCTCATTTCTTATTATGAAAGTGGTTAAATGATCATCGCCAAATTAAATTTGAAACCTTTAACTTGGGGAGTGGGATAGGAACTTCTAATTTAGAAGTTATTGATATTGCTAAAAAAGTGTTTTATCCTAGTAGATTAAATTTAGAAATTAGACCAAAAAGAAGCTGAGATCCAGCAATTTTAGTAGCAAATGTTGCTAAAGCAAAACAAACCTTTCAATTCAAAATAACGCGTAATTTGAAAGATATGATAAGTGATGAGCGTAATTTTTATGAGAATTTTTATAATGACGCTTATTAA
- the asnS gene encoding asparagine--tRNA ligase codes for MKSVTVKQLLQTPRKFNNKQIKLSGWVKNKRASANIIFLAISDGSSINTLQAVVKQEDNPQVFSLLQTVNLASAVMVWGEIILTPKAKQPLELKLKQVSLLAQAESDYPLQKKEHSQEFFRSNAHLRVRAKTYFAVMKIRSVLSHAIFEYFFKNDFILVQSPILTSNDCEGAGETFVIKDSETFFNKTTFLTVSGQFGAEAFAQAFKKVFTFGPTFRAEKSHTNRHLSEFWMIEPEIAFANLKDLMQLIQNLIKFLIKKVMENASDELNVLAKQFSNDIISNLKTIISTKKFPIIEYSKALAILKESSDTKKTNFELNDFSFGIDLKTEHERFLCEQYFQNQPLFVINYPKELKAFYMKTNTDNKTVAAVDLLLPKIGEICGGSERESDLNQLKNRCQSLNIDTKSLNWYLDMRKWGYFASAGFGLGFDRLLAYICGLENIRDAIPFPRVHGTINF; via the coding sequence ATGAAATCAGTTACAGTCAAGCAGTTACTACAAACCCCACGAAAATTTAATAACAAGCAGATTAAACTATCAGGTTGGGTTAAAAATAAACGTGCTAGTGCTAACATCATCTTTCTAGCAATTAGTGATGGCTCTAGTATTAATACCCTACAAGCAGTAGTAAAACAAGAAGATAACCCCCAGGTTTTCTCACTGTTACAAACTGTTAATTTAGCAAGTGCTGTTATGGTTTGAGGGGAAATTATCTTAACCCCAAAAGCTAAACAACCACTGGAGTTGAAATTAAAGCAGGTGAGTTTATTAGCACAAGCAGAGTCTGATTATCCACTGCAAAAAAAAGAACATAGTCAAGAGTTTTTTAGAAGTAATGCGCATCTAAGAGTAAGAGCAAAAACTTACTTTGCAGTGATGAAAATAAGGAGTGTTTTGTCACACGCAATCTTTGAATACTTCTTTAAAAATGATTTTATCTTAGTGCAAAGCCCTATTTTAACTAGTAATGATTGTGAGGGAGCGGGGGAAACATTTGTAATTAAAGATAGTGAAACTTTTTTTAATAAAACGACTTTTTTAACAGTAAGTGGCCAGTTTGGAGCAGAAGCTTTTGCGCAAGCATTTAAAAAGGTTTTCACCTTTGGTCCTACTTTCAGAGCTGAAAAATCCCATACTAATCGTCATCTTAGTGAGTTTTGGATGATCGAACCTGAAATTGCATTTGCTAACTTAAAAGATTTAATGCAGTTAATACAAAACCTAATTAAATTCTTAATTAAAAAAGTGATGGAAAATGCTAGTGATGAACTAAATGTTTTAGCAAAGCAATTTAGCAATGACATTATTAGCAACTTAAAGACAATCATTAGTACTAAAAAATTTCCAATCATTGAATACAGCAAAGCATTAGCGATTCTAAAGGAATCTAGTGATACAAAAAAAACTAATTTTGAACTAAACGACTTTAGTTTTGGTATTGACTTAAAAACAGAACATGAACGCTTTTTGTGCGAACAATATTTTCAAAATCAACCGCTTTTTGTTATTAACTATCCAAAGGAGTTAAAGGCATTTTACATGAAAACAAATACTGACAATAAAACTGTTGCTGCAGTTGATCTTTTATTACCAAAGATTGGTGAGATTTGTGGGGGAAGTGAAAGGGAAAGTGATTTAAACCAACTTAAGAATAGGTGTCAATCTTTAAACATTGACACAAAAAGTTTGAACTGATATCTTGATATGAGGAAATGGGGTTATTTTGCTAGTGCAGGTTTTGGTTTGGGCTTTGATAGATTATTAGCTTATATATGTGGATTGGAAAACATCAGAGATGCTATTCCCTTTCCCCGTGTACATGGCACCATTAACTTCTAA
- a CDS encoding nicotinamide-nucleotide amidohydrolase family protein, with the protein MFANLIAEKLQKLQLSVATAESVTGGLLAHCLTSIDGASNYFNGGVIAYNNQVKINLLNVQSSTIANHGAVSSFCAREMAVGVKQKFQADVGIACSGIAGSKAVENKAIGLLFFCIIIGNKAYDFEFEMNQNNRKDNIELFTNKILESFHYLLTKLA; encoded by the coding sequence TTGTTTGCCAATTTAATAGCAGAAAAACTCCAAAAGTTACAACTTAGTGTTGCAACAGCTGAATCAGTTACTGGTGGCTTATTAGCTCATTGTTTAACTTCCATTGATGGTGCTTCTAACTATTTTAATGGCGGTGTTATTGCTTACAATAACCAAGTTAAGATTAACTTACTGAATGTTCAATCCTCCACAATTGCAAACCATGGGGCAGTTTCCAGTTTCTGTGCTAGGGAGATGGCAGTTGGGGTTAAACAAAAGTTTCAAGCTGATGTGGGTATTGCTTGCAGTGGGATAGCAGGTAGTAAAGCAGTTGAAAATAAAGCAATAGGATTACTTTTTTTCTGTATTATTATAGGAAATAAGGCTTATGATTTTGAGTTTGAAATGAACCAAAATAATCGTAAGGATAACATTGAATTATTTACCAATAAGATCTTGGAATCTTTCCACTATTTGTTAACAAAGCTAGCTTAA
- the pgsA gene encoding CDP-diacylglycerol--glycerol-3-phosphate 3-phosphatidyltransferase, with protein MLFPFPVYMAPLTSKFAAYKKKIANWLTVYRIFIALPTIIFIALDNQLGVLANFSVGAISISLQISLLIGGFLFLTAVISDYLDGYLARKWLAVSNFGKLWDPIADKVIINGVLIALAINGYFHFSLLIVFIVRDLVLDGMRIYAYEKKVVIAANWLGKWKTIMQMVGIVFSCFVWSFKQSEIASLNSGLFFWLLTQLPYYLAAVFSIWSFIVYNIQIYQQLKAYNSKL; from the coding sequence ATGCTATTCCCTTTCCCCGTGTACATGGCACCATTAACTTCTAAATTCGCTGCTTATAAAAAAAAGATTGCAAACTGGTTAACAGTTTACAGAATTTTTATTGCTTTACCTACTATTATTTTTATTGCTTTAGATAATCAACTAGGAGTTTTAGCTAACTTTTCTGTTGGTGCAATTAGCATTAGTTTACAGATCAGTTTATTGATTGGAGGATTTTTGTTTTTAACTGCAGTTATATCAGATTATTTAGATGGATATTTAGCAAGAAAATGGCTAGCAGTTTCTAACTTTGGTAAATTATGAGACCCCATTGCTGATAAAGTGATTATCAATGGTGTTCTTATTGCACTAGCGATTAATGGATATTTTCACTTTAGCTTATTAATTGTTTTTATAGTCCGTGATCTTGTGTTGGATGGAATGCGGATTTATGCTTATGAGAAAAAGGTGGTTATTGCTGCTAACTGACTTGGAAAATGAAAAACTATCATGCAGATGGTTGGTATTGTTTTTAGTTGTTTTGTTTGGAGTTTTAAACAAAGTGAAATAGCTTCTTTGAATAGTGGACTGTTCTTTTGATTACTAACTCAACTGCCATATTATTTAGCAGCAGTTTTTTCAATTTGGTCTTTCATTGTTTATAACATCCAAATATATCAGCAACTAAAGGCTTATAACTCCAAGTTATAA
- a CDS encoding ABC transporter ATP-binding protein, which produces MEKVAFKMEHISKSFDNGKIKANVDVSLVVYENTVHTILGENGAGKSTLTSILFGLYKPDSGKIFIGEKQVNFKSSKDAVKHKIGMVHQHFKLIENYTVLDNIILGNESRFGFLPLINRKVSEAKIKTIMEKYGIFVDLKQKVSNLTVGQQQRVEILKVLFRDSNILIFDEPTAVLSDLEIQNFLKIIANFKKLGKTIVLISHKLNEIKQVADTATVLRLGKVVGSFDVKTTPVDKIALLMMGKELKQTKNTTDFVAKDEPVLKVQNLNLFLNKSLAYKFLVRCNNIHKAQQIKKNKPLKDLWIISFLNKLTTSNKTPKLVKGLINKLGLSYQENTDETISFAIHKGEIFAIAGVEGNGQSQLVNLICGIEKAASNKLIFNNIDISRWSIRKRINAGISFVLEDRHKYGLILDQTVRFNTVNNQINNRPFSSWNFLKPMEIALYSNTIIKKFDVRGSAEGSAVVRRLSGGNQQKLIIGREMTKQNDLLVLAQVTRGLDIGAIAFIHENILLAKANNKAILLVSYELDEILALADTVAVINKGRIVGMGKRDLMDRQSIGRLIMQ; this is translated from the coding sequence ATGGAAAAAGTTGCCTTCAAAATGGAGCATATCTCCAAAAGTTTTGACAATGGCAAAATTAAGGCTAATGTTGATGTTAGCTTAGTTGTTTATGAAAATACTGTCCACACCATTTTGGGGGAGAATGGTGCAGGAAAATCAACCCTGACTTCGATTTTATTTGGTTTATATAAACCTGATAGTGGCAAGATCTTTATTGGTGAAAAGCAAGTAAATTTTAAATCTTCTAAAGATGCAGTAAAACATAAAATCGGAATGGTGCACCAGCACTTTAAGTTAATAGAAAACTACACGGTTTTAGATAACATCATTCTAGGGAATGAAAGTAGGTTTGGGTTTTTACCTTTAATTAATCGTAAAGTAAGTGAAGCAAAGATTAAAACCATCATGGAAAAATATGGAATCTTTGTTGATCTTAAACAAAAAGTTAGTAACTTAACAGTAGGTCAGCAACAACGGGTTGAGATCCTAAAGGTTTTATTTCGTGATAGTAATATCCTTATCTTTGATGAACCCACTGCAGTTTTAAGTGATCTTGAAATTCAAAACTTTCTCAAGATTATTGCTAACTTTAAAAAGCTAGGAAAAACAATTGTTTTAATCTCTCATAAATTAAATGAAATTAAACAAGTTGCTGATACAGCTACTGTCTTAAGACTTGGCAAGGTAGTTGGTAGTTTTGATGTTAAAACAACACCAGTTGATAAGATTGCGCTTTTAATGATGGGCAAAGAGTTAAAACAAACTAAAAACACCACAGATTTTGTTGCTAAAGATGAACCTGTTTTAAAAGTTCAAAACCTGAATTTGTTTCTCAATAAATCTTTAGCATACAAGTTCTTAGTGAGGTGCAATAACATCCATAAAGCCCAACAAATTAAGAAAAATAAACCATTAAAAGACTTATGGATAATTAGTTTTTTAAATAAACTAACCACCAGTAACAAAACCCCTAAATTAGTAAAAGGCTTGATTAATAAGTTAGGACTTTCCTATCAAGAAAATACAGATGAAACCATTAGTTTTGCTATCCATAAGGGAGAAATTTTTGCTATTGCTGGGGTTGAGGGTAATGGTCAAAGTCAGCTTGTTAATTTAATTTGTGGAATTGAAAAAGCTGCTAGTAATAAGTTAATTTTTAACAATATTGATATCTCAAGATGATCAATTAGAAAACGGATTAATGCTGGGATTAGTTTTGTTTTGGAAGATAGACATAAATATGGCTTGATCTTAGATCAAACCGTGAGGTTTAATACGGTTAATAACCAGATTAATAACCGTCCTTTTAGTAGTTGAAACTTTTTAAAACCAATGGAGATTGCTCTTTATAGCAACACTATTATTAAAAAGTTTGATGTTAGGGGCAGTGCTGAGGGTAGTGCTGTTGTAAGAAGACTTTCAGGTGGTAATCAACAGAAACTAATTATTGGTCGAGAAATGACCAAACAAAATGACCTTTTGGTGTTAGCACAAGTAACCAGAGGCCTTGATATTGGTGCTATTGCTTTTATCCATGAAAACATCTTATTAGCTAAAGCTAATAATAAAGCTATCTTATTGGTTTCATATGAACTTGATGAGATCTTAGCACTTGCTGATACAGTGGCTGTTATCAATAAGGGGAGAATAGTTGGTATGGGAAAAAGAGATTTAATGGATCGCCAATCGATAGGTAGATTAATAATGCAATAA